The sequence AAGAATGCACATACGCTATGCCAATTAAAGTTATCGATTTCTCAAAACTGATGCATCAAAGCAATAACATCTATGAAATTGTTGTTGCAATGGCGCGGCGAGCAAAAGAAATCAACGAGCAGCAACGCGCTGAACTTGAGGAGAAAATCGCACCGTTCAAAGCCAAGACAAGAAACCCGACCAACGAAGCCGAAGCTGATCGTATTTTCCCAGAACAAGTGGCAATTAGTATCAAGTATGAAAAGTTGCCGAAGCCGACGATTATTGCTATCAATGAGTATGAAAATCGTGAGTACACATTCGAGTATCGAGAGCTGCCACCTCGGCGCAGGTAGCACAGTATCTTAAAACTGTGATTGCCAAAACACATTATGCTTAAACTTACGGGCATCAGTCAGATTACGCTGCGTGTCAATGACCTGCGCCGCTCCGAGGAGTTTTACACCAAACTCATTGGCTTCAAGTTGCATCATCGGCTGGGCATCAATATGACCTACTTGGAAGCGGCAGGTGATATGCTGGTCTTGGTACGCGCAGAGACGCCAAGTCCTGAAGAAGCACGCGATATTCGCGTCGATCACTTCGGGCTACGCCTAGCAACCGATGAAGAAGTCGATGAAGCTGCAGCATTTCTGAAGAATAACAACATTCACTTGCTGACACAACCGGCAAAACGCCGCGACGGTCGTGCCTTTTTCCTGCTCGATCCAGACGGCAATCTTGTCGAGATTTACTCCTCGACTGGCGAGGTTTTTCCAAACGATGACACCAATCCTGATGCACCATCTTCTCGCCGACGCGGACGCAAACCCAAGGCAGACTCACAACCGCGACCGACTCGACCGGCTGTACCAAAGCGCCGACGCAGTCGTAAGTAAACCTGCGTGGTGCACAGCTTGCCTGCTGCCTTGTGCACTCGCTTGACTTTGCGTATCTTAGCTGGCATAACCTACCAATCAAACCGTTCAATGATGACCTCTTCACCATTGCTGCCAAGTCAGAACATTTGTGTCTATTGTGGATCTCGTACAGGGTTGCACCCAGCACACCGCAAAGCGGCCATGGAGCTCGGAGAGCAAATTGCTCAGCGTGGCTTACGATTGGTGTATGGAGGCGGCAATTTAGGACTGATGGGCGTTGTCGCTGATGCGGTCTTGTCGGCTGGCGGTGAAGTGATCGGGATCATTCCTGAAATTTTGGTGCAAAAAGAAGCCGCACATCGTGCGCTGACACAACTCTTGATAGTCTCCTCAATGCATGAACGCAAAGCTCAAATGGCAGAACTCTCCGATGCCTTCATTGCACTCTCTGGCGGCTTGGGTACACTCGATGAACTTTTTGAAATCCTGACTTGGGCACAATTAGGGCTACACCAAAAGCCATGCGGACTGCTCAACATCAATGGTTACTACAATCACTTGATTGCTTTTTTAGACCATGCCGTAGCTGAAGGCTTCATCAAATCCAGCCACCGTGAAGTGCTGCTTGTGTCTGATTCACCCTCTGCCTTGCTGGAACAACTTTTGCAGCGTCAGACAAAAGCACAGCCGATTGCAAAAAATTTGCTTTAATGCTCGGCTCAAGGTGTGCAATCAGTATGCTGATTTCATTTGAAGGCATAGACGGCAGCGGCAAGTCGACACAAGTTAAATTGCTCGAAAGCTATCTCCGCTCACGCGACATTAAAGTGTTAGCACTACGCGAGCCTGGTGGTGTAGCTACCGCAGAAAGTATCCGCGCGCTCCTGCTCAAAAGTCAAAATAAGATTCATCCGACAGCAGAACTTTTGCTCTTTGCTGCAAGTCGCGCTGAACTCTGCGAGGCGCTCATTTTACCAGCTTTGCAAAAAGGTACAATCATTATTCTCGATCGCTTCTATGACTCTACAACAGCCTACCAAGGCTTTGGACGAGGTCTGGATTTAAACATGATTGCAACCGTCAATCGCATTGCAACATTTGGACTGGTCCCGACGCTGACGTTTTACCTAGACATTTTGCCTGAAGACGCACTGATGCGCAAATTTTCCGAAAAATCCATACCGCTTGCTTTCAGCAAAGATGAATTGCCACTTGATCGTATGGAGCGTTCAGGCTTAGCGTTCTACCACCGTGTCCGCGAAGGCTACCAAACCCTTGCACGCCAAGAGCCCGAACGGTTCGTCGTGCTCAATGCCCTCAAATCTATCTCTGACCTGCACAAAGAAGTCATCTTGCATCTGAACAAAAAACTCGGTGTGGGCTAATGCTCATCGGCAACATAGAGCAGCGCAAATTTCAGATACTGCGTTTCTGGCATTGCAGGTAAAATTGGATGATCGGGCGCTTGCGTGGCGCGCTCTAAAATCTTGACACTGCGCTTAGCATCAGCAGCCGCTTGC is a genomic window of [Chlorobium] sp. 445 containing:
- a CDS encoding glyoxalase, with the translated sequence MLKLTGISQITLRVNDLRRSEEFYTKLIGFKLHHRLGINMTYLEAAGDMLVLVRAETPSPEEARDIRVDHFGLRLATDEEVDEAAAFLKNNNIHLLTQPAKRRDGRAFFLLDPDGNLVEIYSSTGEVFPNDDTNPDAPSSRRRGRKPKADSQPRPTRPAVPKRRRSRK
- a CDS encoding TIGR00730 family Rossman fold protein, whose translation is MPSQNICVYCGSRTGLHPAHRKAAMELGEQIAQRGLRLVYGGGNLGLMGVVADAVLSAGGEVIGIIPEILVQKEAAHRALTQLLIVSSMHERKAQMAELSDAFIALSGGLGTLDELFEILTWAQLGLHQKPCGLLNINGYYNHLIAFLDHAVAEGFIKSSHREVLLVSDSPSALLEQLLQRQTKAQPIAKNLL
- the tmk gene encoding dTMP kinase codes for the protein MLISFEGIDGSGKSTQVKLLESYLRSRDIKVLALREPGGVATAESIRALLLKSQNKIHPTAELLLFAASRAELCEALILPALQKGTIIILDRFYDSTTAYQGFGRGLDLNMIATVNRIATFGLVPTLTFYLDILPEDALMRKFSEKSIPLAFSKDELPLDRMERSGLAFYHRVREGYQTLARQEPERFVVLNALKSISDLHKEVILHLNKKLGVG